One Desulfovibrio fairfieldensis genomic window carries:
- the csrA gene encoding carbon storage regulator CsrA, which yields MLILSRRAGESIYVGRDIRFTVLKMQGKQVKIGLEVPDGVTVYREEVYQRVIEQNQDALQIRNEDIMKVAQLWETTHS from the coding sequence ATGCTCATATTAAGTCGCCGCGCGGGAGAAAGCATCTATGTGGGCCGCGATATACGCTTTACCGTCCTCAAGATGCAGGGCAAGCAGGTAAAAATCGGCCTGGAGGTTCCCGACGGCGTCACCGTGTACCGGGAGGAAGTCTATCAGCGCGTTATCGAGCAGAATCAGGACGCGCTGCAAATCCGCAATGAAGATATCATGAAGGTCGCGCAGCTATGGGAAACAACACACAGCTAG